Proteins encoded within one genomic window of Haematobia irritans isolate KBUSLIRL chromosome 5, ASM5000362v1, whole genome shotgun sequence:
- the Cpes gene encoding ceramide phosphoethanolamine synthase isoform X1, with protein MSSNDCLSVLPDEGDPMIKGNLNNIVYCLEKYQITILASEYGIRNLDLIQYLDELGWNSKGIIALVESYTYSFASTAEKYCFGKHFLEGSSNIISITEERLLNELFHDPLLTNVGVVIMNEVQKRTVFMDTILAVMKKIIRKRSTIKLVLVSTSSEANFFAEYFSNHKERGKSIKCAVLSIGVGSAKCLQQDMLFLEKPCADYVKKTIQTIISIHTKTPLDGDIIAYMADEDDITEAMYLLKNMATEGIENLNYFKLSQMKNDHQTVFFPIIKGKRNVIFTIDLYQKSVTHDRINYVIDCGYMCVKWYDPALNRDHRFIVPVCKYTAALRSNWSSKYRMAKIFRLYTKSDYQLLPQRTVVEMRRTRLCFIVLYLKALAVENILRFDFPSVPPAKNMFSSLETLYALGAIDDTGHLTNPLGYFLSESPFSPNLSRCLFNSVEFRCTEEMLIIICMLQIETAFIVTNNNTADRHKQVAKRSFEAAEGDLITLLNIYNAFIENNRSKEFCRKYYLNYNNLLRAQRLKEHMISTLLNKYNIHINSVKSSTENVLRCITSGYFMNIAYLHSTGVYRTLRCGSEVFIDRESSVYTLPQPKYVTYCELYDKSKIFMRNLSVIEEVWLDELAPHYYKRKS; from the exons ATGAGTTCAAACGATTGTCTGAGTGTATTGCCAG ATGAAGGAGATCCGATGATCAAAGGGAACCTTAACAATATTGTTTATTGCCTTGAGAAATATCAAATAACAATATTAGCTTCAGAATATGGTATAAGGAACCTTGACTTAATTCAG tatttggatgaacTAGGTTGGAATTCGAAAGGAATTATTGCCCTGGTAGAATCCTACACGTACTCTTTCGCTTCAACTGCCGAAAAATACTGCTTTGGTAAACACTTCTTGGAAGGGAGTTCCAATATTATT AGTATAACAGAGGAACGTCTGTTAAATGAATTATTCCATGATCCTCTACTTACAAATGTCGGTGTTGTAATAATGAATGAGGTCCAAAAACGAACTGTTTTTATGGATACCATACTAGCTGTCATGAAGAAGATCATTCGAAAAAGGTCAACAATTAAATTAGTTCTGGTCTCAACTTCAAGTGAGGCCAATTTCTTCGCTGAATATTTTAGTAATCACAAAGAGAGAGGAAAATCTATAAAATGTGCTGTTTTATCTATTGGTGTTGGCAGtgcaaaatgtttacaacaggATATGCTATTTCTGGAAAAACCTTGCGCCGACTATGTCAAAAAGACTATTCAGACGATCATAAGCATCCACACGAAGACACCATTAGATGGCGATATTATTGCGTATATGGCTGACGAGGATGACATAACAGAAGCAAtgtatttgttgaaaaatatggcaacagagggtATCGAAAACTTAAATTACTTTAAGTTGTCCCAAATGAAAAACGATCACCAGACAGTATTTTTTCCCATAATCAAAGGGAAGAGAAATGTGATATTTACAATTGACTTGTACCAAAAATCTGTTACCCATGATCGTATTAACTACG TTATTGACTGTGGATATATGTGTGTAAAGTGGTATGACCCTGCCCTTAATAGAGATCATCGATTTATTGTTCCTGTTTGCAAGTATACAGCTGCGTTACGATCAAACTGGAGCAGCAAATATCGCATGGCTAAAATTTTCCGTTTATATACCAAGAGCGACTACCAATTACTGCCGCAGAGGACAGTTGTAGAAATGCGAAGAACTCGACTTTGTTTTATAGTATTATACTTGAAGGCGTTAGCTGTAGAGAATATACTACGTTTCGATTTTCCTTCGGTCCCACCAGCCAAAAACATGTTTTCGTCATTGGAAACATTATATGCCCTAG GTGCCATAGACGATACTGGACACCTCACAAACCCCTTGGGATACTTTTTGTCGGAATCTCCTTTTTCACCAAATTTAAGTCGATGCTTATTTAATTCGGTTGAATTTAGATGCACCGAGGaaatgttaataattatatGCATGCTGCAGATTGAAACGGCTTTCATCGTAACTAATAACAATACAGCGGATCGTCATAAACAAGTAGCCAAGCGTTCGTTTGAAGCCGCGGAAGGAGATTTAATCACATTGCTTAACATTTATAATGCTTTCATAGAAAACAATCGCAGTAAAGAATTTTGCCGCAAATACTATTTAAACTATAACAACTTGTTACGTGCCCAAAGGCTCAAGGAGCACATGATATCAACgcttttgaataaatacaatatacaTATCAATTCCGTTAAATCGTCAACTGAAAATGTTCTAAGATGTATTACGTCcggatattttatgaatatagcATACTTACATTCTACGGGTGTATATAGAACTTTACGATGTGGTTCAGAAGTATTTATTGATCGTGAGTCTTCAGTGTATACCTTGCCACAGCCAAAATATGTAACGTATTGCGAATTATAtgataaatcgaaaattttcatgAGAAATTTGAGTGTTATCGAGGAGGTGTGGTTAGACGAATTAGCACCCCATTACTATAAAAGAAAGTCGTAA
- the p120ctn gene encoding adherens junction protein p120: protein MEPSVCLNDDADFEAQNAALQEYSQYTTVYPNAAIYATKSGAGMSVGRMGSQCSYRTDHGTAKIIGSQSNLTSSVQEINTAAGMQADQSGIMPPNMRYLQPSQYEEMAEYGMNPVMPFPAESQYGEDAPVAYGYVSEANYVMPSVSAKSNAYVTRPSMFDDNRNGAEIAGGLGLPQPGFDDAQDFQNKMSQLTISSFGIVSQHMRNGGKDEIVDGSCSDICSTMRWRDPNLSEVISFLNNPNNAIKANAAAYLQHLCYMDDPIKQRTRILGGIPPLIRLLSYEAPEIYKNACGALRNLSYGRQNDENKREIKNAGGLAALVNLLCRTQESEVRELVTGVLWNMSSCEDIKRFIIDECLSAVVSNIIHPHSGWDPACPGETCFSTVFRNASGVLRNVSSAGEYARTQLRNCDHLVECLLYVVRHAIEKNNISNKTVENCVCILRNLSYRCQEVEDPNYDKQPISVPTRALSSSKGENLGCFGTSKKKKAQAQSEQLDGVAQSGSSKSNNDQSSRGPLKGYEHLWQPEVVQYYLALLQSCSNPETLEAAAGAIQNLSACYWQPSIDIRAAVRKEKGLPILVELLRMEVDRVVCAVATALRNLAIDQRNKELIGKYAMRDLVQKLPSGNPHDQNTSDDTITAVLATINEVIKKNAEFSRSLLDAGGVERLMNITNQRQKYTSCVNKFASQVLFTMWQHHELRDVYKKHGWKEQDFLTKFIDSHSASAHSPNNSNSTLNRPMASQGRTRYEDRTIQRSTTNSGRNKDEQHSQLSHQPQQRSCQDPQMLRQMVDEFTMNGVEETYQRPSAYNSVPMSMYIPSSENPRNPPN, encoded by the exons ATGGAGCCTTCGGTATGCTTAAATGACGACGCCGACTTTGAAGCCCAAAACGCGGCTCTACAAGAATACAGCCAATATACAACTGTATATCCAAATGCAGCTATATATGCAACAAAATCTGGAGCTGGCATGAGTGTAGGTCGAATGGGTTCGCAATGCTCATACAGGACTGATCACGGTACGGCAAAGATTATAGGCTCCCAAAGTAATTTGACAAGTTCCGTGCAAGAAATAAATACTGCAGCAGGAATGCAGGCTGACCAGAGCGGAATAATGCCACCGAATATGAGATATCTTCAACCATCACAATACGAAGAAATGGCAGAGTATGGAATGAATCCAGTAATGCCATTTCCGGCGGAGTCGCAATACGGAGAAGATGCCCCGGTGGCATATGGTTATGTTTCCGAAGCTAATTACGTTATGCCTTCGGTTAGTGCCAAATCCAATGCGTACGTTACAAGACCATCCATGTTTGACGATAATCGCAATGGGGCTGAAATAGCTGGTGGCCTTGGTCTTCCCCAGCCGGGCTTTGACGATGCCCAAGACTTTCAGAATAAAATGTCTCAGCTCACAATCAGTTCTTTCGGTATAGTATCTCAACATATGCGTAATGGCGGAAAGGACGAAATAGTTGACGGTTCTTGCAGTGATATATGCTCGACAATGCGATGGCGCGATCCCAATTTATCGGAAGTCATCAGCTTTTTAAATAATCCAAACAATGCAATAAAAGCCAATGCTGCTGCATATCTGCAGCACTTGTGTTATATGGACGATCCAATTAAACAACGAACACGTATTTTAGGCGGCATTCCGCCATTGATAAGATTACTCTCTTATGAAGCACCAGAGATATATAA aaacgcATGCGGAGCATTACGTAATTTATCCTATGGTAGACAAAATGATGAAAACAAACGAGAAATTAAAAATGCTGGAGGCCTGGCAGCTTTGGTCAATTTATTGTGTCGCACACAAGAATCTGAAGTTAGGGAACTAG TAACGGGTGTTCTCTGGAATATGTCTTCATGTGAAGATATTAAACGATTTATCATAGATGAGTGCTTATCGGCGGTCGTCAGTAACATTATACATCCACATTCCGGTTGGGATCCTGCCTGCCCCGGCGAGACATGTTTCTCTACAGTATTTCGAAATGCATCCGGAGTCTTACGCAATGTAAGCTCTGCTGGTGAATATGCACGTACTCAATTACGGAATTGTGACCATTTGGTCGAATGCCTATTGTATGTTGTGCGCCAtgccattgaaaaaaataacattagCAATAAAACGGTGGAGAACTGTGTTTGCATTTTACGCAATTTGTCATATCGTTGTCAAGAAGTTGAAGATCCCAATTACGACAAACAGCCTATATCGGTCCCCACGAGGGCTCTATCATCGAGTAAAG GTGAAAACCTTGGGTGCTTTGGTACAAGCAAGAAGAAGAAAGCCCAGGCTCAGAGTGAACAATTGGATGGAGTTGCTCAATCCGGATCTTCGAAAAGCAACAACGATCAGAGTAGTCGGGGACCCCTAAAGGGGTATGAACATCTATGGcagccggaagtagtgcaatatTATTTAGCTTTATTGCAAAGTTGCTCAAATCCAGAAACCCTAGAGGCGGCAGCAGGTGCAATTCAAAATCTTTCTGCTTGTTATTGGCAACCAAGTATAGACATTAGAGCTGCCGTTCGCAAAGAAAAGGGTTTACCAATATTAGTGGAATTGTTAAGAATGGAAGTAGATCGTGTAGTATGTGCTGTTGCAACAGCGTTGAGAAACTTGGCTATCGATCAGCGAAATAAAGAACTTATTGGGAAGTACGCTATGCGCGACTTAGTACAAAAATTGCCTTCAGGTAATCCTCACGATCAAAATACCTCCGATGATACCATAACAGCTGTATTGGCCACCATTAACGAAGTTATCAAAAAGAATGCCGAATTCTCCAGGTCACTTCTAGATGCGGGTGGCGTTGAACGTCTCATGAACATAACAAATCAGCGTCAAAAATATACATCTTGTGTTAATAAGTTTGCTAGTCAAGTTTTGTTCACTATGTGGCAGCATCATGAACTCCGGGATGTCTATAAAAAACATGGCTGGAAGGAGCAGGACTTCCTTACAAAGTTCATAGACTCACATAGCGCTTCTGCCCATTCGCCAAACAATTCGAACAGTACATTGAATAGACCTATGGCATCCCAAGGACGAACACGTTATGAAGACCGTACAATACAGAGAAGCACAACTAACTCTGGTAGAAACAAAGACGAACAGCATTCTCAACTGTCACATCAGCCCCAACAGAGGTCTTGCCAAGATCCGCAAATGCTACGACAAATG GTGGATGAATTCACAATGAATGGTGTAGAGGAAACATACCAACGGCCTTCTGCTTATAATTCCGTACCTATGTCAATGTATATACCAAGCAGCGAAAATCCTCGAAATCCGCCTAACTAA
- the Cpes gene encoding ceramide phosphoethanolamine synthase isoform X2, whose amino-acid sequence MIGPSSKISKILLGLLIILIIFYIYMDVQLYLRIQNYPLERNYHFNSTTTDIPQRDVVTYESQTWLGCELNPLCHVTVKAILLDHTNHYIFAPLATIFDNVIGFSKSSFITANMISFFHVGVACVAGKLVSSDSLGYRRLGVVLFQFRTFLDDLDGHVARVKKNIRGERSEVGTTGYYVDGICDGLGCIALILGIFFYLKNNPPRRGYLQLPMVDTRVNDAPTKNKLKPTTRKVAKKVISFTGQLLLSSTAWNRYIAVYQNMLERNDVTPAQISYQQIVFKSTWFFCVAWLWRIVNVHSLLHCVLLSIFCDKLWEFLKAIQYSGYVVLLVCICITEMHLLEAHNFIYNTSSNITSF is encoded by the coding sequence ATGATCGGTCCCAGTAGCAAAATCAGTAAAATTTTACTAGGACTTCTTATAATCTTGATTAttttctacatatatatggatgtCCAGTTGTACCTGCGTATACAGAATTATCCTCTAGAAAGAAATTATCATTTTAACTCAACAACCACCGATATACCTCAGCGTGATGTCGTGACATATGAATCACAAACATGGCTGGGGTGTGAACTCAACCCTCTGTGCCATGTGACGGTAAAGGCGATACTATTAGATCACACAAATCATTACATCTTTGCGCCGCTTGCAACGATATTTGACAATGTCATTGGCTTTTCCAAGTCTTCGTTTATAACAGCCAATATGATATCATTTTTCCACGTGGGTGTGGCATGTGTGGCTGGTAAATTGGTGTCATCTGACAGCCTCGGCTATAGACGTTTGGGTGTGGTTTTATTTCAGTTCCGCACTTTTCTCGATGACCTAGATGGTCATGTTGCACGCGTCAAGAAAAACATAAGAGGTGAACGATCCGAAGTGGGAACGACGGGTTACTATGTGGATGGCATTTGTGATGGCCTGGGCTGCATAGCACTTATTCTGGGCatatttttctatttgaaaaacaatcctCCCCGCCGCGGCTATCTGCAATTGCCAATGGTAGATACGCGGGTAAATGACGCCCCAACGAAAAATAAACTGAAACCCACCACTCGAAAAGTAGCTAAGAAAGTCATAAGTTTTACAGGTCAATTACTGCTTAGCTCTACAGCGTGGAACCGTTACATTGCTGTCTATCAAAATATGTTGGAGCGAAATGACGTTACTCCCGCGCAGATATCATACCAGCAAATCGTCTTCAAATCAACTTGGTTCTTTTGTGTAGCTTGGCTTTGGCGCATTGTCAATGTTCATTCATTGCTTCATTGCGTCTTATTGAGTATATTTTGCGACAAATTATGGGAATTTCTGAAAGCGATACAGTACAGTGGATATGTTGTACTACTTGTGTGCATATGCATTACCGAAATGCATCTTTTAGAggcacataattttatatataatacgaGCAGTAATATAACATCATTCTGa
- the LOC142237918 gene encoding protein BCL9 homolog → MDSLEDNVRQTPDISSFPEQKFSESSSNNGEGAPIVQNTKTANNSPSEEDPPSFPKTESSPMALEGDIDNLGNSNASSTAMAITSPNSKIQNQVSMSKVNTNANAPIAKSVREEKDIKKEEITSPSPPGKTDDNANEESQERSKSVGSAAGGANITPNLDGVNSNIGLSPNSNSDVFNSTSNMQNLPRNLNPFNGSNSKFPFQGQGDGQGMMNSSNCGGGGGGGDFMQQQNHVFVFSTQLANKSADAVLSGQFPTIIAYHCMQPSTKLFLEDFLKNPTKTSKQQRQYSMNIMNLMQSGGLNRPGGQAFWLNECNNSNKMPQRQTLRNAGANKNSPVWDQNTTLDNKVGNTANPLEGFDPHQICGIKEEDKSNIPSLQGVKVPDENLTPQQRQHREEQLAKLKKMNKFLFPENEGNDIHPPLANNSTVTSESSTGNLPGAVEALLASGSESNNSGNVGKYLTPGKGSIENVPNLGDDPTVGDASNMGAMQAHKQGCIPKMDPNTKPVNARGRLEEQINTNMESNQDIVSSFNLNNCPQPDPDNLTRGNNVSSNIPMTQEEWSKFQNSQFGDNFKFKDSKSINNPGVMMDNPISGQQNSSLSRSLSIGVSGFGLQSCSNAGPSPTNRSNNGPPPPYHQTQRSASVPISTQSPTHPNSNNVNPDIGLSPHGPRPPFGISSTPPIVDGPNSTVPINNPTNAPPSSFGNNVKNIYSRDGSNLPNPNQMFNSHSTSALNNMSSNPASHTLSHMSHAEMDSMNPCHKLKRNSPQKSKSPLINEMQTNPGMESKYTNFGLNYPNCGMPPMNTPNMRQNMQMPPQFRRTDNIPLNPNCNRVNQNKAVSNFDPIASLAQMSQQLTGSAMGLSSIGGGGNNSSLMDGNTGEMMGGPPSGRVNDHSMDHCNQMPGNSLGMMGGLGVRSGQFPPDINSMDPMDQRMLNGKLGMPPGHFNHNTLTGVGLRDSNMPGNEMMSSNRSIMPNRRMPNNFDNFNMSSNVHIRASAPNTIQYMPARAQNMNNMRVPPNMEFFQRYPHGNMGAGNPSGHINNEMTNPNMMNMFGNCGPNRGGGGFDQNDLGVDNNLMPNDAAFMNVP, encoded by the coding sequence AtggatagtttagaagataacgTGAGGCAAACTCCCGACATTTCAAGTTTTcccgaacaaaaattttcagaatcttCATCAAATAACGGAGAAGGAGCTCCCATTGTGCAAAATACAAAAACTGCCAACAACAGTCCGAGCGAAGAGGATCCACCATCATTCCCGAAAACAGAAAGTAGTCCCATGGCTCTGGAAGGAGACATTGATAATCTTGGAAATTCAAACGCCTCTTCTACTGCTATGGCAATCACCTCGCCtaactcaaaaattcaaaatcaagtATCTATGAGTAAAGTGAACACAAATGCAAATGCACCCATTGCTAAAAGTGTTAGGGAGGAGAAGGATATTAAAAAGGAAGAAATCACGTCCCCATCTCCACCAGGTAAAACTGACGATAATGCTAACGAAGAGTCGCAAGAACGGTCCAAAAGTGTTGGCTCGGCAGCAGGTGGAGCAAATATAACTCCAAATCTTGACGGAGTTAATTCTAATATCGGCCTGAGTCCTAATTCTAATTCAGATGTCTTTAATTCCACTTCAAATATGCAAAACCTGCCCAGaaatctaaatccattcaaTGGTAGCAACTCCAAATTTCCCTTCCAGGGGCAGGGGGATGGTCAAGGTATGATGAATTCCTCTAATTGTGGTGGAGGAGGGGGAGGAGGCGATTTTATGCAGCAACAAAATCACGTTTTCGTTTTCTCCACACAACTTGCAAATAAAAGCGCCGATGCCGTTCTCAGTGGCCAATTCCCCACTATTATAGCGTATCATTGTATGCAGCCCTCCACAAAGTTATTTcttgaagattttctcaaaaatccaaCAAAAACCAGCAAACAACAGCGGCAGTATTCTATGAACATAATGAATCTTATGCAGTCAGGCGGATTAAATAGACCAGGAGGACAAGCATTTTGGTTAAATGAATGCAATAACTCAAACAAAATGCCACAAAGACAGACATTGCGCAATGCAGGCGCTAATAAAAATAGTCCGGTTTGGGATCAAAATACTACTTTGGATAACAAAGTTGGTAATACGGCTAACCCATTAGAAGGCTTCGACCCCCATCAAATTTGTGGTATAAAGGAAGAAGACAAATCAAATATTCCCTCATTGCAAGGAGTAAAAGTGCCAGACGAAAACCTTACACCACAACAACGTCAACATCGCGAAGAGCAACTGGCAAAACTCAAGAAGatgaataaatttctttttcctgAAAATGAAGGCAATGATATACATCCACCTCTTGCCAATAACAGCACCGTAACAAGCGAATCGTCAACAGGCAATTTACCCGGTGCAGTAGAAGCGCTACTTGCGTCAGGCTCTGAGAGTAATAATTCCGGAAATGTAGGAAAATATCTTACGCCTGGAAAGGGGTCAATTGAGAATGTCCCGAATTTGGGCGATGATCCCACAGTTGGCGATGCTTCAAATATGGGTGCCATGCAGGCACATAAGCAAGGGTGTATTCCAAAAATGGATCCAAACACAAAACCTGTCAATGCCAGAGGGCGTTTAGAAGAACAAATTAACACAAACATGGAGAGTAATCAAGATATCGTGTCTTCCTTTAACCTAAATAATTGCCCACAGCCAGATCCGGACAATTTGACACGGGGTAATAATGTTTCCTCTAATATACCAATGACACAGGAGGAGTGGTCTAAATTTCAGAATAGccaatttggagacaatttcaaGTTCAAAGACTCGAAATCAATCAACAATCCTGGTGTGATGATGGACAACCCAATATCCGGTCAACAAAACTCATCATTGTCTCGTTCATTATCTATTGGGGTGTCAGGATTTGGTTTACAATCTTGCTCAAATGCTGGACCCAGTCCAACGAATCGTAGTAACAACGGACCGCCCCCACCCTATCATCAAACTCAGCGTTCCGCTTCAGTGCCGATATCAACACAGTCCCCCACCCACCCTAATTCTAATAACGTCAACCCAGATATTGGTCTCTCTCCTCATGGACCTCGTCCACCGTTTGGTATATCTTCAACACCTCCAATTGTAGACGGACCAAATTCAACAGTTCCAATCAATAACCCCACAAATGCACCACCCTCGTCGTTCGGTAACAACGTTAAAAATATCTATTCGCGTGATGGTTCCAATCTTCCAAATCCAAACCAGATGTTCAATTCACATAGCACATCTGCTCTCAATAATATGTCATCAAATCCAGCATCTCACACTCTTTCACATATGTCACATGCCGAAATGGATTCCATGAACCCTTGCCACAAATTAAAACGGAACAGCCCACAGAAGAGCAAAAGTCCGCTAATCAATGAAATGCAAACTAATCCTGGTATGGAATCAAAATATACAAACTTTGGATTAAATTATCCGAATTGTGGAATGCCACCAATGAACACGCCAAATATGAGACAAAATATGCAAATGCCTCCGCAATTTCGCAGAACGGATAACATACCGTTGAACCCAAATTGCAATCGAGTTAATCAGAACAAAGCTGTTAGCAACTTTGATCCAATTGCATCATTGGCGCAAATGTCTCAACAGTTGACAGGCAGTGCTATGGGACTGAGCTCAATAGGAGGAGGGGGAAACAACAGTTCCCTCATGGATGGAAATACTGGCGAAATGATGGGTGGACCACCATCCGGTCGTGTAAATGACCACTCAATGGATCACTGCAATCAGATGCCAGGTAATAGCTTGGGTATGATGGGTGGCTTGGGAGTTCGATCTGGCCAATTTCCTCCCGATATCAATAGTATGGACCCAATGGATCAACGAATGTTAAATGGTAAATTGGGAATGCCCCCAGGTCACTTCAATCACAATACTTTAACTGGCGTTGGTCTTCGAGATTCAAACATGCCTGGCAACGAAATGATGTCTTCTAATCGATCGATCATGCCTAATCGCCGTATGCCAAACAATTTCGACAACTTTAATATGTCATCGAATGTTCATATAAGGGCCAGTGCTCCAAATACCATACAGTATATGCCAGCGAGAGCTCAAAATATGAATAATATGAGAGTGCCGCCGAACATGGAGTTCTTCCAACGTTATCCGCACGGAAACATGGGAGCTGGTAATCCTTCTGGACACATCAATAACGAAATGACAAACCCCAATATGATgaatatgtttggaaattgtGGACCCAATAGGGGTGGTGGAGGTTTCGATCAAAATGACTTAGGCGTAGACAACAATTTAATGCCCAATGATGCCGCATTCATGAATGTACCCTAA